The following coding sequences lie in one Deinococcus arcticus genomic window:
- a CDS encoding AHH domain-containing protein, with protein sequence MAQPTEYNANNPPPMPGSGLTNNHHLWPDNVMRSNPFFQEGFRRGLISPDRGANMLTLAKSTEALKILRQKFPRLTFNDILHATSHPNYDDLVSSWYRRAYPELLKTVGVKPGTAPQHLADAQLLKIRDGLDQLVQDQFKKPGPELLNIIRNDSLSQMPTPGDSREA encoded by the coding sequence GTGGCCCAACCCACGGAGTACAACGCGAACAATCCCCCGCCCATGCCCGGATCCGGCTTAACGAACAACCATCACCTCTGGCCAGACAACGTCATGCGCAGCAATCCATTTTTCCAGGAGGGTTTCCGCCGGGGGCTGATCTCGCCCGACCGGGGAGCGAACATGCTGACCCTGGCCAAGAGCACAGAGGCCCTGAAGATCCTCCGGCAGAAATTCCCGAGGCTGACGTTCAACGACATCCTGCACGCCACCAGTCATCCCAATTACGATGATCTCGTCAGCAGTTGGTACCGAAGGGCCTACCCAGAGCTCCTCAAAACCGTGGGGGTCAAGCCTGGTACGGCTCCACAGCATCTAGCGGACGCGCAACTCCTCAAAATTCGGGACGGGCTTGATCAACTGGTGCAGGATCAGTTCAAGAAGCCGGGTCCAGAGTTGCTGAACATCATCAGGAATGACTCTCTGTCCCAGATGCCGACTCCAGGAGATAGCCGTGAAGCATAG